ATTTATAATAAATAAATCTGCAAATATATGCAGTTACTATATCTTATCTTCTATTATACTAGATTTTATGTAAATTTAAAACAAGCAGCAATGCGCTGCTTGTTTTATTGGGATTATTTATATAGTGGGAAGTTTTGAAGCATATCAAGAACTTTTTTCTTAAGTTCTTCTTGTGGTGCTTCGTTCTTAAGAGCTGCAACAATTATTTTTGCAATCTCTCTGAATTCATTCTCTTTAAGCCCTCTTGTAGTCATTGCAGGAGTTCCTAGTCTGATTCCTGAAGTTACGAATGGACTGTTCTTTTCGTTTGGAATTGTGTTTTTATTAGTAGTAATATTTACACTCTCCAAAATAGCTTCTGCTTCTTTTCCTGTATGTCCAACAGTTGTAACATCAACTAGTAGTAAGTGGTTATCAGTACCACCTGAAATTAATCTCAATCCTCCATTTACAAGCTCTTCAGCTAATGCTTGAGCATTATCTAGGATTTGTTGCTGGTATACTTTAAACTCAGGTTTTAAAGCTTCTTCGAAACATACAGCTTTACCGGCAATTATATGCTCAAGTGGACCACCTTGTAGTCCAGGGAAAATTGCTTTATCTAGCATTTTTGCATATTCTGCTTTACAAAGTATAGCCCCACCACGAGGTCCTCTTAGAGTTTTGTGTGTTGTAGTTGTAACAAAGTCAGCATATGGAACCGGATCCGGATGAAGACCTGCAGCTACAAGACCTGCGATATGAGCCATATCTACCATGAAATAAGCTCCGACTTCATCGGCTATTTCTTTAAATATCTTAAAATCGATTTTTCTAGGATAAGCACTCGCACCGGCAACGATTAGTTTAGGTTGCTCTTTCTTTGCAATTTCTCTAACTTCATCATAGTCAATTACTTCAGTTTCAAGATTTACTCCATAGTCAACGAAATTGTAATAAAGTCCGGAAATATTAACAGGTGATCCATGAGTTAAGTGTCCACCTTCAGATAATTTCATTCCAAGTACTTTATCACCAGGTTTTAAAATTGATAGATATACACCTAGATTGGCATTAGCTCCTGAATGAGGCTGAACATTCGCATGATCTGCTTTAAACAGTTCACACATCTTGGATATAGCTAAATCTTCGATGACATCTATAAATTCACAACCGCCATAATATCTTTTTCCTGGGTAACCTTCAGCATACTTGTTGTTAAGTGGTGATCCTAAAGCTTCCAGTACCGGCTCAGAAACAAAGTTCTCAGACGCAATTAACTCAACATGTTCATTCTGTCTGGTTATTTCCTTCAGAATGTTTTCATAAACAATTGGTGATGCTTCTTGTAACTTCTTAAATTGCATAAACTTCCTCCTGTATTTAAGTTCATTTATTTCAGCTTTTGCTGATTATTCTATTAATCCTCATCATTTCTGCATCTTGTGTACCTAGTAGCTTATCAATTATTTTAAGAATAAGAAGAGATATTAAGAACCCTAGAATTCCAAATAAAAAACTATACAACTCTAAATTACTTAATCCCTTTTCATTCATAATATAATACGATACCGCAATACCTAAGATGAACATAATTAGAGGAATAACATACAAAACTATAGTATATTTGACAACTCTCTTGTTGTTGGCTGCCAATTCTACACCGTCTCCGGGTTTGGCATTGACCTCATTTGGCAGATTTACAATCATAACCGGTGTATCACAACCACCACATGTTTTACATCCACCGCCACAACCAGATGTACGACTGACAGCAACTTTGGCCATTCCATTATTAACAGATAAGACCTTTCCGACTTTATTCATACTTCTCCTCTTTCAGCAGTTCCTTTACTACTTCTGATGCTATTATTAAGCCGGCCACCGGAGGAACAAAAGCGGAACTGCCCGGACTTCGATCATTCGTGCCAGTTATTTTAATAGCTTCCTCGTCTGACCAAACGACCTTTAATCCCTTAATATTTCTGTCCCTTACTTCTTTTCTAATAATCCTTGCCAGCGGGCACACTTTAGTATCTTCAATGTTTGAAATCCTAAATCTAGTAGGGTCGAATTTATTACCGGCACCCATAGAACTTATAATGGGAATACCACTTTTAAATGCCTCTTCAATCAATAGGATTTTAGATTTAACTGAGTCAATAGCATCAATAACATAATCGTACTTTTTGAATTCAAAATCTTTGTTAGATTTTTCATCAAAATATTTTACCATTACAATTATACATGTTTTTGGATTAATTGTCAACAGTCTGTCTCTTAATGCCTCAGCCTTATTCATACCTATAGTATCATAAGTTGCTTGTATTTGTCGATTAAGATTAGTCAACTCAACAATATCGTTATCAACTATCGTAAGATTTCCCAGTCCGCTTCTTATGAGAGCTTCAGCAGTAAAAGAACCTACTCCTCCAACACCAAATATAATCACATTCTTATTGGATAATATCCGTGAGCTGTTTTCACCATACAATCTATCAAATCTTTCAAACTGAGTGACCATATTATATTTTCTTTACATGGATTTCCTTAAGCTGTTCGTCACTTACAGGTGATGGTGCACCTGTTAGAAGACATGTAGCTGATTGTGTCTTAGGAAATGCAATTACATCTTTTATATTATTAGTACCGGCAAAAAGCATAACCAATCTGTCAAATCCATATGCTATTCCACCATGAGGAGGTGTTCCATAGCTAAGAGCTTCTATAAAATAACCGAACTTTCTTTGGATGTCGTCCTCGTTTAAGCTTAATGCTCTAAACACTCTGTCTTGGAGTTCTGAATTATTGATTCTAATTGATCCTCCACCAATTTCCTCACCATTTATAACTAAGTCATATGCTATTGCACGACACTTTTCAGGTGCAGTCTCCAATAAATCAATATCTTCAATATTTGGATGAGTAAATGGATGATGCTTAGCAGCATATCTCTCTTCTTCCTCATCGTACTCGAACATAGGGAAATCAATAACCCATGTAATAGCATATTCTTCGTCATTTAGAATATCTAAGTCTCTTGCAATTTTAATTCTTAAATTACCAAGTGATGCATTTGTAGTTTCAAAATCATCTGCCACGACAAAAACAAGTCCATTATTATCTATATTAAATAGTCCTTTGATTGCAGCAATATTCTCTTCGGTTAAAAACTTACTAATCGATGAGGTCATTTCTCCTTCGTGGAATTTAATCCAAACTAGACCTTTTGCACCATAATCCTTTACAAAATCAGTTAGTTTATCGATTTTCTTTCTGCTGAATTCCGTTTCATAATCACCGATATTAAAACCCTTTATAATTTTGCCATCTTCCAAAGCTGTTTTAAACAGTCCAAACTCGGTATTTTTAAATACCTCTTCCAGATGCTTAAGTTCAAATCCAAACCTTAAATCAGGTTTATCTACGCCGTATTTCTCCATCGCTTCACTATAAGGCATCACTCCAAATGGAGTAGGCAAGTCTATCCCCTTGATTTCCTTAAACATTTTGCATACAAGCTTTTCATTTATATCCATAACATCTTCAGCATCCACAAAAGACATCTCAATGTCAACTTGTGTAAATTCAGGTTGCCTATTTGCTCTTAAATCTTCATCTCTGAAGCACTTCACTATCTGATAATATCTATCCATTCCTCCAACCATTAAAATTTGTTTCAATTGTTGTGGTGACTGTGGAAGAGCATAGAATTTATTTGGATTAACTCTGGAAGGCACTAAATAATCCCTAGCTCCTTCAGGAGTTGGATTTGTAAGGAATGGTGTTTCAATTTCTACAAAATCATTGTCATATAAAAAGTCTCTGATTACCTTTGCAAGCTTAGCTCTTAATTTTAAATTCTTTTGCAGACTCTCTTTTCTCAAATCTAAATATCTATATTTCAATCTCATTGATTCAGAAGCATTGTCATCATCTTTAACATATATAGGAGGCGTATTGGCTTTATCCAGAATCTTAAGCTCTGTAACTATTACCTCTATATCCCCTGTAGGCATTTTGGGGTTTTTAGACTCTCTCTCAGATACAACTCCTCTGACAGCTAATACATATTCACTACGAATATTTTCTGCAATATTATAAATCTCAGGAGTAGTTTCTTTTTTTATTACTACTTGAGAGATTCCTGTAGTATCTCTTAAATCTATAAAAATTAAAGCTCCAAGATTTCTTTCTTTAGCTACCCATCCGTTTAAAACTACCTCAGAACCAATATCAGCAGCTCTTAAATCACCACACATATTAGTTCTTTTAAATTTCTGTTCCATTGTTTTGACCTCCTTAAGGTTGATAGTCATATCTCTACATCCTATATTTTATATCAATTGAGAGAGTAAATCAATAACTTTAAACCAAGATTTCTTAGTTTACCATTTACATATTTCATTTGTTTAATTATACTATAAGTACAGACCCAATTTTATAAGAAGATGAGGTGTACGAATGAAAATTTCAATTCATATGATATTAGAAGAATTATCTGAACTTAAGCCCGAGTCTGTTATTAATTTTCAAACTTCTTTTACTTCATATAATTTGCTGGAAACTTTTCCAGATGAAAACGATGTTCTTCACATTTGTGATGTAACAAAATTTGTAAGCATGAACAATATAACCGAACGTAAGACATTTGTACTTATAGATCCTTTAAACATTATGGAAGAAGTTGAAGTATCTAATAAAATCAATGTAATTGCAATTAAAGACAACATTACTCAAGCAACACTAATAAACAAAATTATACAAATTTTTAATAAGTATATAAATTTTGAATTGACTTTAACTTCATATCTTCATCAAGGTGTGTCCCTAGAGAAAATACTCAACTTTATTTACAAAAGTGTCGGTATTGAGATGCATCTAAATGATTCAAGAGGTAATGCACTTTACAGGAACAGCAATGCATATAAGTACTATCCGCAGACAATTTTAATTTCGAAAACAGTAAGAGACGGGAAAAAAGCTCTGGGTTCACTTGCATTAATGAAAAGTAAGGTCTTAACTGAAGATTATCAGATGTCACTTTTCAATATTATAAGCGAAATACTGGATAAAAAACTTGATTTGTACTTTAATGACAAAAGAGATGCTTATCTTGATTTAACCAAGATGGTCTATGATAATCTTGCTAATTCTTCACCTCTTGATGTTGAGCAAGTATCAAAGAAGCTAGAAAATCTAGGATGGTCAATAAACCATAACTACAGATTATTCTTGATATCATCTCAAAGATACGAGAGTATTCAATTAGTAATTGATTATCTTACAGATCAGTACAAAAAGGATACATTATTATTTAAACATGAGGGCAAATACATCCTTTTAGTCAACGATAATAAAGTGGATAGTGATATATTGATCTCAGAACTAAGACTGATGATAGATTCAAGATCCGATTTGAAAATTCTTGTATCAATTGCATTTAATAATATACTAGAGGTCTCTAAACACTATAGATTTTTATGCATGTTGGTATCAAAAATAGATTTTGAACTGGTTGATTTATCTGTAGACACAATAAAGGTACTTTTAATTTTATCTAAAGGTATCGAAAATAATGTATTTATTAATTCTGAAATAAGAAAACTTAAAGAATACGATTCTGATAGCGACGGAGACTTATTAGAAACACTGTATGCATATATTTGTTATGAAA
The sequence above is a segment of the Peptoniphilaceae bacterium AMB_02 genome. Coding sequences within it:
- the glyA gene encoding serine hydroxymethyltransferase; the encoded protein is MQFKKLQEASPIVYENILKEITRQNEHVELIASENFVSEPVLEALGSPLNNKYAEGYPGKRYYGGCEFIDVIEDLAISKMCELFKADHANVQPHSGANANLGVYLSILKPGDKVLGMKLSEGGHLTHGSPVNISGLYYNFVDYGVNLETEVIDYDEVREIAKKEQPKLIVAGASAYPRKIDFKIFKEIADEVGAYFMVDMAHIAGLVAAGLHPDPVPYADFVTTTTHKTLRGPRGGAILCKAEYAKMLDKAIFPGLQGGPLEHIIAGKAVCFEEALKPEFKVYQQQILDNAQALAEELVNGGLRLISGGTDNHLLLVDVTTVGHTGKEAEAILESVNITTNKNTIPNEKNSPFVTSGIRLGTPAMTTRGLKENEFREIAKIIVAALKNEAPQEELKKKVLDMLQNFPLYK
- a CDS encoding SoxR reducing system RseC family protein, with protein sequence MNKVGKVLSVNNGMAKVAVSRTSGCGGGCKTCGGCDTPVMIVNLPNEVNAKPGDGVELAANNKRVVKYTIVLYVIPLIMFILGIAVSYYIMNEKGLSNLELYSFLFGILGFLISLLILKIIDKLLGTQDAEMMRINRIISKS
- a CDS encoding tRNA threonylcarbamoyladenosine dehydratase yields the protein MVTQFERFDRLYGENSSRILSNKNVIIFGVGGVGSFTAEALIRSGLGNLTIVDNDIVELTNLNRQIQATYDTIGMNKAEALRDRLLTINPKTCIIVMVKYFDEKSNKDFEFKKYDYVIDAIDSVKSKILLIEEAFKSGIPIISSMGAGNKFDPTRFRISNIEDTKVCPLARIIRKEVRDRNIKGLKVVWSDEEAIKITGTNDRSPGSSAFVPPVAGLIIASEVVKELLKEEKYE
- the aspS gene encoding aspartate--tRNA ligase — translated: MEQKFKRTNMCGDLRAADIGSEVVLNGWVAKERNLGALIFIDLRDTTGISQVVIKKETTPEIYNIAENIRSEYVLAVRGVVSERESKNPKMPTGDIEVIVTELKILDKANTPPIYVKDDDNASESMRLKYRYLDLRKESLQKNLKLRAKLAKVIRDFLYDNDFVEIETPFLTNPTPEGARDYLVPSRVNPNKFYALPQSPQQLKQILMVGGMDRYYQIVKCFRDEDLRANRQPEFTQVDIEMSFVDAEDVMDINEKLVCKMFKEIKGIDLPTPFGVMPYSEAMEKYGVDKPDLRFGFELKHLEEVFKNTEFGLFKTALEDGKIIKGFNIGDYETEFSRKKIDKLTDFVKDYGAKGLVWIKFHEGEMTSSISKFLTEENIAAIKGLFNIDNNGLVFVVADDFETTNASLGNLRIKIARDLDILNDEEYAITWVIDFPMFEYDEEEERYAAKHHPFTHPNIEDIDLLETAPEKCRAIAYDLVINGEEIGGGSIRINNSELQDRVFRALSLNEDDIQRKFGYFIEALSYGTPPHGGIAYGFDRLVMLFAGTNNIKDVIAFPKTQSATCLLTGAPSPVSDEQLKEIHVKKI
- a CDS encoding helix-turn-helix domain-containing protein, with translation MKISIHMILEELSELKPESVINFQTSFTSYNLLETFPDENDVLHICDVTKFVSMNNITERKTFVLIDPLNIMEEVEVSNKINVIAIKDNITQATLINKIIQIFNKYINFELTLTSYLHQGVSLEKILNFIYKSVGIEMHLNDSRGNALYRNSNAYKYYPQTILISKTVRDGKKALGSLALMKSKVLTEDYQMSLFNIISEILDKKLDLYFNDKRDAYLDLTKMVYDNLANSSPLDVEQVSKKLENLGWSINHNYRLFLISSQRYESIQLVIDYLTDQYKKDTLLFKHEGKYILLVNDNKVDSDILISELRLMIDSRSDLKILVSIAFNNILEVSKHYRFLCMLVSKIDFELVDLSVDTIKVLLILSKGIENNVFINSEIRKLKEYDSDSDGDLLETLYAYICYERSLVRTAEKLNVHRNTVVYRVNRINEIINLDLDNPLIRYHTIISILLIEGEGLLKYN